The Hymenobacter baengnokdamensis genome includes a region encoding these proteins:
- a CDS encoding superoxide dismutase yields MAFELPKLPYSYDALEPTFDAQTMEIHHTKHHQAYVTNLNAAIAGTAMENQSLEEILHNIATAAPAVRNNGGGHWNHSLWWTILSPNGGGQPTGAVADAITKAFGSYDNFKTEFTKAATTRFGSGWAWLCKQADGSLQICSTPNQDNPLMPDAGCKGFPILGLDVWEHAYYLKYQNRRPDYIAAFFNLINWEEVNKRYAAAK; encoded by the coding sequence ATGGCTTTTGAACTGCCCAAGCTGCCGTATTCCTACGACGCCCTCGAACCTACGTTTGACGCCCAAACGATGGAAATTCACCATACCAAGCACCACCAGGCGTACGTAACCAACCTCAATGCCGCTATTGCCGGCACGGCAATGGAAAACCAGAGCCTGGAGGAAATCCTGCATAACATCGCTACTGCGGCTCCGGCCGTGCGCAACAACGGCGGCGGGCACTGGAACCACTCGCTGTGGTGGACTATCCTCTCGCCCAACGGGGGCGGGCAACCCACCGGCGCGGTAGCCGACGCTATCACGAAGGCTTTTGGCAGCTACGACAACTTCAAGACCGAATTTACCAAAGCTGCCACTACGCGCTTTGGCTCGGGCTGGGCCTGGCTCTGTAAGCAGGCCGATGGCTCGCTGCAAATCTGCTCAACTCCTAACCAGGACAACCCCCTGATGCCCGATGCCGGCTGCAAAGGCTTCCCCATCCTGGGCCTCGACGTGTGGGAGCACGCCTACTACCTGAAATACCAGAACCGCCGGCCCGACTACATCGCGGCCTTCTTCAACCTCATCAACTGGGAAGAAGTAAACAAGCGCTACGCCGCAGCTAAGTAG
- a CDS encoding nucleoside permease, translated as MSIKLRLTILSFLQFFIWGAWLITIGAYWFQTKHWSGAQFGAIFSTMGIASIFMPSLMGIVADKWVNAEKLYGVLHLLGGAVLCTIPLVTDPGVFFWVILLNMIFYMPTLALSIAVSYSALKSQGMDVVKDYPPIRVWGTIGFIVAMWTVSLLHIEKSASQFYVAAGAAFVLGVYSFTLPKCPPQSANTSSQSLVEILGLKSFAILRDRKMLTFFLFALLLGGALQLTNAYGDTFLHDFDQNPAYQGTLTVRYPAIIMSISQISETLFILAIPFFLRRFGIKQVMLFSMLAWVLRFGLFAFGNPGGGLWMIILSCIVYGMAFDFFNISGSLFVETQTQPSIRASAQGLFMMMTNGFGAVLGSSVSGLVIQHYFTDAGGNKDWHGIWLTFAAYALVIAVLFVLIFKHKHEPQQQATNENMLTEPAISAA; from the coding sequence ATGAGCATCAAGCTGCGACTTACTATTCTGAGCTTCCTCCAGTTCTTTATCTGGGGCGCGTGGCTGATTACGATTGGCGCGTACTGGTTTCAGACCAAGCACTGGTCGGGCGCGCAGTTTGGGGCCATTTTCTCCACCATGGGCATCGCGTCCATTTTTATGCCCTCGCTCATGGGCATCGTGGCCGATAAGTGGGTAAATGCCGAGAAGCTTTACGGTGTGCTGCACCTGCTGGGCGGCGCGGTGCTCTGCACCATTCCCCTGGTTACGGACCCCGGCGTATTTTTCTGGGTGATACTGTTAAATATGATTTTTTACATGCCCACCCTGGCGCTGTCGATAGCCGTGTCGTACTCGGCCCTCAAAAGCCAGGGTATGGACGTGGTGAAGGACTACCCGCCCATCCGGGTGTGGGGCACCATCGGCTTCATCGTGGCCATGTGGACGGTGAGTTTGCTGCACATCGAGAAGTCGGCCAGCCAGTTTTACGTGGCGGCCGGCGCGGCCTTCGTGCTGGGCGTGTACTCGTTCACGCTGCCCAAGTGCCCGCCGCAGTCGGCCAACACCTCCAGCCAAAGCCTGGTGGAAATCCTGGGCCTGAAGTCGTTTGCCATCCTACGCGACCGCAAGATGCTCACTTTCTTCCTGTTTGCGCTGCTGCTCGGCGGCGCGCTTCAGCTCACCAATGCCTACGGCGACACCTTCCTGCACGATTTCGACCAGAATCCGGCCTACCAGGGCACGCTCACGGTGCGCTACCCGGCCATCATCATGTCGATTTCGCAGATTTCGGAAACACTGTTTATCCTGGCCATTCCGTTCTTTCTGCGGCGCTTCGGCATCAAGCAGGTAATGCTGTTCAGCATGCTGGCCTGGGTGCTGCGCTTCGGGCTGTTTGCCTTTGGCAATCCCGGCGGCGGCCTCTGGATGATTATCCTCTCGTGCATCGTCTACGGCATGGCATTTGACTTTTTCAATATATCGGGCTCTCTATTTGTCGAAACCCAGACCCAGCCCAGCATCCGGGCCAGCGCCCAGGGCCTGTTTATGATGATGACCAACGGCTTCGGGGCGGTACTGGGCAGCTCGGTGAGCGGCCTAGTTATCCAGCACTACTTCACCGATGCCGGCGGCAACAAGGACTGGCACGGCATCTGGCTCACGTTTGCCGCCTACGCCCTGGTGATTGCCGTGCTGTTTGTACTCATTTTTAAGCATAAGCACGAGCCGCAGCAACAGGCCACCAACGAAAATATGCTGACTGAGCCAGCTATATCGGCGGCTTAA